From the genome of Candidatus Paceibacterota bacterium:
ATGCGTACAGGAGAAAATGCACATGGAATTATGAGCGCAACCGTAATCGCCACCACATGCGAGAAAGCTGACTCAGAGGCAACTATTTCTATTTTGCTGGGAAGAGTCGAGGGCATCGCACGTCTGGACAAATCGGGGCTCCCTTATTTCCTCATTCTCGACCACGGTGCAATTCATAAAAATGCGGCATTCGCTGCGCTTGAAATCCCCTTCGAAAACCTCATAGAGAAACAAGCTATATAAATTGACAGATTCTCAAATCAGTGTAGAATTCGCACCAGAACAACAGCAGGTCGTCCCGACCTAACACACTGTTCATTGAGAGGAGCGCCTCATGGCATTCGCAAAGTTCAACAAAGATAGGCTAGGTAAGCTCATTCGAGCAGCCGACTCAATCTCTGCTTCTCACGTAACAACACCCGGGTCAGTTGCGCCAGTCG
Proteins encoded in this window:
- a CDS encoding FAD:protein FMN transferase, which translates into the protein MINAGGDIVTHGEFEDGNRWNIAIQDPRDPRAIVAAVGVKNVGIATSGVYQTHGEHAGKPWHHLVDMRTGENAHGIMSATVIATTCEKADSEATISILLGRVEGIARLDKSGLPYFLILDHGAIHKNAAFAALEIPFENLIEKQAI